A DNA window from Candidatus Sulfidibacterium hydrothermale contains the following coding sequences:
- a CDS encoding DUF2202 domain-containing protein → MKSLKYSKLWSIIPSILLALIIGNTFLFSGCDDSSDNPTPKLNAEDSTMVVHMREEEKLARDVYTALYDKWGLRVFTNIARSEQTHMDEVLKLLNKYGIPDPASSEPGKFNNPDLQALYTSLVAKGDSSLTNSLLVGATIEDLDIYDLEEYMSKTTNQDILNTFQFLTCGSRNHMRSFVSQLQVYDITYTPVYISQTEFDDIINSPSEQCGLQ, encoded by the coding sequence ATGAAAAGTTTAAAGTATTCAAAGTTGTGGAGCATAATACCTTCCATCCTGCTTGCCTTAATTATAGGAAACACCTTCTTGTTTTCAGGATGTGATGATTCTTCCGACAACCCAACCCCTAAACTCAACGCAGAGGATTCTACCATGGTAGTTCACATGCGTGAAGAAGAAAAGCTGGCCCGCGATGTATACACGGCCTTATACGACAAATGGGGATTACGGGTTTTTACCAATATTGCCCGCAGTGAGCAAACCCACATGGATGAAGTACTAAAACTTTTAAACAAATATGGCATTCCCGATCCGGCCAGCAGCGAACCCGGCAAGTTTAACAATCCGGATTTACAGGCATTATATACCAGTCTGGTAGCCAAAGGCGACAGTTCCCTCACCAACAGCTTGTTGGTGGGAGCAACCATTGAAGACTTAGACATCTACGACCTGGAAGAGTATATGAGTAAAACCACCAATCAGGATATTCTAAATACTTTCCAGTTTCTGACCTGTGGCTCACGTAACCATATGCGTTCTTTTGTTTCCCAATTACAGGTTTACGACATCACCTATACTCCGGTGTACATTTCACAAACCGAATTTGACGATATCATTAACAGTCCCAGCGAGCAATGCGGACTGCAATAA
- a CDS encoding response regulator transcription factor gives MKKILIIEDEPGISTFLKEGLEEEGYQIEIAEEGESGLKKALSGKFDLILMDWMLPGLSGLEITNKLRETDVVTPIIFLTAKDTVQDTILGLRSGANDYLKKPFSFEELLERIHVQFRKPHAKTTVFRHGPLTIDDAKHEVKWFDKTVSLTQKEYDLLLFLIKNKNRICTRKEILKKVWDIHFEYSSGVIDVYINSLRKKLPAENNGELIETVRGIGYIIKDKEDESGI, from the coding sequence GTGAAAAAAATATTGATTATAGAAGACGAACCCGGTATCAGCACCTTTTTAAAAGAAGGGCTGGAAGAAGAAGGTTATCAGATTGAAATTGCTGAAGAAGGGGAGTCCGGACTGAAAAAAGCATTGTCCGGAAAATTTGATTTGATTCTGATGGACTGGATGCTTCCCGGATTGAGTGGCCTGGAAATTACAAATAAGCTTCGCGAAACAGATGTGGTTACCCCGATCATTTTTTTAACGGCTAAAGATACGGTGCAGGATACCATTCTTGGGCTTCGTTCCGGTGCCAACGATTACCTGAAAAAGCCGTTTAGCTTCGAAGAACTTCTTGAACGTATTCATGTTCAGTTCAGAAAACCTCATGCGAAAACTACGGTATTTCGCCATGGGCCTTTGACCATTGACGATGCTAAACATGAAGTGAAATGGTTTGATAAAACTGTTTCGTTAACGCAAAAAGAATATGACCTTTTACTTTTCCTGATTAAGAACAAAAACCGGATATGTACCCGTAAAGAAATCCTGAAGAAAGTATGGGACATTCATTTTGAATACAGTTCGGGGGTTATTGATGTGTATATTAACTCGCTGCGGAAAAAGCTTCCTGCTGAAAACAACGGAGAACTGATTGAAACGGTCAGAGGGATTGGTTATATCATTAAAGATAAAGAAGATGAAAGCGGGATTTAA
- a CDS encoding sensor histidine kinase, with amino-acid sequence MKAGFKERLAFLYLISTAGIISILFVVITFKVKKSVFQHLDHDIYIEAVKHSNDIYIHKGKLRFNRSAWLEREHQMVQVNPVFVEAVDSNGEVIARSPNLKEDSLRFLPEYVGKYRNTTLANGPVRQYQYAIRKNGKTYGYLLVAMSLDSAQMVLKKLKTTLLIAFPVVLIILFFWARFIAGKSIRPVMAIIETSDKITRTNLHQRVPLPGNKDELYLLSTTINRLLDRIEQAMEREKQFTSDAAHELKTPLQVMKGNMEILIRKPRNPEEYQSKIKSCLHEINRMAHLVDQLLLLARFESQREALDIREVPLDELVEQVIQKKLWQIEEKKINLKVDIQELVTVKSDPYLLHIIFENVLSNAIKYTPEKGTVTVNMGKENHKPFLSIQDSGPGIKPEDLDKIFDRFYRSDPLKHPHIKGTGLGLSIVKRLSEILHLEFVLKSNPGEGLLVYIAFPEKEPVEA; translated from the coding sequence ATGAAAGCGGGATTTAAGGAGCGACTGGCTTTTTTGTACCTGATCAGTACAGCAGGAATTATTTCCATCTTGTTTGTGGTGATTACTTTTAAGGTGAAAAAAAGTGTTTTTCAGCATCTTGACCATGATATATACATAGAGGCTGTAAAACATTCAAACGATATTTATATCCATAAAGGAAAGCTTCGCTTTAACCGAAGTGCCTGGTTGGAACGGGAACATCAAATGGTTCAGGTGAATCCGGTTTTTGTTGAAGCTGTTGATAGTAACGGGGAAGTCATTGCCCGTTCTCCTAATTTAAAAGAAGACTCCCTCCGGTTTTTACCGGAATATGTCGGGAAATACCGGAACACGACCCTGGCTAACGGGCCGGTTCGTCAATATCAGTATGCTATTCGGAAAAACGGAAAGACGTATGGATATTTGCTGGTCGCCATGTCACTCGACAGTGCACAAATGGTGCTGAAAAAATTGAAAACCACCTTGCTTATTGCTTTTCCGGTGGTGCTGATCATATTGTTTTTCTGGGCGCGTTTTATTGCCGGGAAAAGCATTCGTCCGGTGATGGCCATTATTGAAACGTCAGATAAAATTACCCGGACCAACCTGCATCAGCGGGTGCCGTTGCCGGGAAACAAGGATGAATTGTATTTGTTATCCACTACCATCAACCGCTTGCTCGATCGTATTGAGCAGGCTATGGAGCGTGAAAAACAATTTACTTCTGATGCGGCTCATGAGTTAAAAACCCCGCTTCAGGTGATGAAAGGTAATATGGAAATTCTGATCCGGAAACCGCGAAATCCTGAAGAATACCAAAGCAAAATTAAAAGTTGTTTGCACGAAATCAATCGCATGGCGCATCTGGTAGACCAGTTGTTGTTGCTGGCCCGTTTTGAAAGTCAGCGTGAAGCGCTGGATATCCGTGAAGTACCGTTGGATGAACTTGTTGAACAGGTTATTCAGAAAAAATTATGGCAAATTGAAGAGAAAAAAATCAACCTGAAAGTTGATATTCAGGAATTGGTAACCGTGAAAAGTGATCCGTATCTTTTGCACATCATTTTTGAAAATGTGTTGTCCAATGCCATAAAATATACCCCTGAAAAGGGTACGGTTACCGTGAATATGGGGAAAGAAAATCATAAGCCTTTCTTGAGTATTCAGGATTCAGGACCGGGAATCAAACCGGAAGATCTGGATAAAATTTTCGATCGCTTTTACCGTTCCGATCCCTTAAAACATCCGCATATCAAAGGAACCGGGTTGGGACTTTCCATTGTAAAACGGTTGAGCGAAATCCTGCATCTTGAATTTGTTCTGAAAAGTAATCCGGGAGAAGGTTTGTTGGTTTACATTGCTTTTCCGGAGAAAGAACCGGTAGAAGCTTAA
- a CDS encoding CusA/CzcA family heavy metal efflux RND transporter gives MLEKIIQFSLKNKLIVILFTLTVVGFGLFAISQIPIGAVPDITNNQVQVITTSRDLATQDVEQFITYPIELELSNVPGVKEIRSVSKFGLSVVTVVFDDAMGTYLPRLLISEKLKNAEEKIPKKFGTPQLGPITTGLGEIYQYILDTKPGYDTLYSVQELRTIQDWIVKRQLAGIPGVVEINTWGGYLKQYEVAVDPQKLRAMNTTIVEVFDALEKNNAIAGGSYIEKGAQSYFIRADGLAKSLKDIGNIVVKNVNGVPVLIKDVAQVKLGHANRFGAITGNGQGEKVMGQIMMLKGANSKKVIEAVKKRIAKVQKNLPEGVYINPFLERSELVNKTTFTVAENLILGFIIVLGVVILLLGNLRSGLLIASVIPLALLFTLSLMYIFGVDANLMSLGAIDFGIIIDGSVIIVEFISLQILRKWDTLKMMPKENRQKEIDEITFKSTNKMMHSAVFGQLIILIVFIPVLTLTGVEGKMFRPMALTFSFALLGAMLFGFTYVPVAASLFLKPAKNPKNFSFRMIEWLKGLYIPSIKFALKHKALVLSVSAVLLIISVITFGRMGGEFVPTLDEGDFVIQPILKTGTSLSKTIETTTRIERILLKQFPNEVDQVVSRIGAAEVPTDPMSMEDADIIIKLKDKKNWTKAHTKDELANEFKKALEVIPGVGYEFTQPIEMRFNELITGVRADIAVKIYGEDLAILNQKAKEARNLIEGIPGAADISVEKVEGLPQISIKYDRQKLAKFGMNVDELDKIVSLAFAGVKAGVIFTGEKNFDLVVRYQNDFKKNIENVKDLRVKLPSGNSIPFTELADITYTEGPAKISRDNTKRRIVVGINVRDRDLESVVKDIQKKLGANLHLPSGYYIEYGGQFENLRTAKKRLTIAIPVALLLIFILLHFAFQSIKEAIMVYTAIPLSAVGGVFLLWLRDMPFSISAGVGFIALFGIAVLNGIVLIEHYKSLKAQGMTNVDERIIKGSSERLRPVLLTAAAAALGFFPMAFSHNVGAEVQRPLATVVIGGLFTATLLTMIVLPVLYSIFDKPLKIKKMKKPAGTVMLIILMLGIFYPSSGYSQSQPEGLKLSAAIDSALIHNQNFQSAVSMTKERKAMIGTAVDFGKTDIYYSVDENNQAEQGLPLHVMGVQQTFAYPGVYSARKKALKKSYEAGQAALNISKNRLKKEVSSVYYLIVYYQNKLEAYRFLDSLYTRFSTAAGKKLKAGEGNYLEKLTAMSKKQEIHTRRLQIEKELEIAYQELYKLMGVQPSARITITKMEPLPYRDQSLSTNPFLLKLQKEREATLYLHKTENRKLVPDLKLEYFTGKTTVADAKWYQGFTVGLAIPLWFGPQKSRAKATGLMYQAVQQKEVYQQKALETKKKQLKQKLEKYLEAIRYYQENGKKLSRTLLRTADKSFMAGEINYFQFIQSMKAATDIRLNYLDNLQQYNQTVLELQYIEL, from the coding sequence ATGTTAGAAAAAATTATTCAATTCAGCTTGAAAAACAAGCTGATCGTCATTCTCTTTACGCTGACGGTCGTAGGATTTGGTTTATTTGCCATTTCTCAGATTCCCATCGGGGCAGTTCCCGATATTACTAATAACCAGGTGCAGGTGATTACTACCTCGCGAGATCTGGCCACCCAGGATGTGGAACAATTCATTACTTATCCCATTGAGCTGGAACTATCGAATGTTCCGGGGGTAAAAGAAATTCGTTCGGTATCCAAATTTGGATTGTCGGTGGTTACCGTGGTATTTGACGATGCCATGGGAACTTATCTGCCGCGGCTGCTGATCAGCGAGAAGTTAAAAAATGCAGAGGAAAAAATTCCGAAAAAGTTTGGAACGCCTCAATTAGGCCCCATTACCACCGGATTGGGTGAGATTTATCAGTATATTCTGGATACTAAGCCGGGATATGATACACTGTATTCGGTGCAGGAATTGCGTACGATCCAGGACTGGATTGTTAAACGGCAATTAGCCGGGATTCCCGGAGTGGTGGAAATCAATACCTGGGGCGGTTATCTGAAACAATATGAAGTAGCGGTAGATCCGCAAAAACTCCGGGCGATGAATACTACCATTGTGGAAGTGTTTGATGCCCTGGAAAAAAACAATGCCATTGCCGGCGGAAGTTATATTGAAAAAGGAGCCCAGAGTTATTTTATCCGTGCAGACGGTTTGGCCAAATCATTAAAAGATATTGGCAATATTGTGGTAAAAAATGTAAACGGTGTACCAGTGCTGATTAAAGATGTGGCACAGGTCAAACTGGGACATGCCAATCGTTTCGGCGCCATTACCGGTAACGGACAGGGCGAGAAGGTGATGGGACAAATCATGATGCTGAAAGGAGCCAATTCGAAAAAGGTAATCGAAGCGGTAAAAAAACGGATTGCCAAAGTGCAAAAGAATTTGCCCGAAGGCGTGTACATTAATCCTTTTCTGGAAAGAAGCGAATTGGTAAACAAAACAACGTTTACTGTAGCCGAAAACCTGATTCTGGGATTTATTATTGTTCTGGGTGTGGTTATCCTGTTGTTGGGTAACCTTCGGTCGGGTTTGCTGATTGCATCGGTAATTCCTTTGGCTTTGCTGTTTACGCTTTCGTTGATGTATATCTTTGGTGTGGATGCCAACCTGATGAGTCTGGGTGCCATCGACTTCGGGATTATTATTGACGGATCAGTAATTATTGTGGAGTTTATCAGCCTTCAAATTCTGCGAAAGTGGGATACGCTGAAAATGATGCCCAAAGAGAACCGGCAAAAGGAGATAGATGAGATAACCTTTAAAAGTACCAACAAAATGATGCACTCGGCAGTGTTTGGCCAGCTCATTATTTTGATTGTGTTTATCCCGGTGTTGACACTTACCGGGGTGGAAGGGAAGATGTTCCGGCCTATGGCATTGACGTTTTCTTTTGCCTTGCTCGGCGCCATGCTGTTTGGGTTTACTTATGTTCCGGTGGCGGCTTCTCTTTTCCTGAAACCGGCCAAAAACCCGAAAAACTTCTCCTTCCGAATGATTGAATGGTTAAAAGGATTGTATATTCCCAGCATCAAATTTGCCTTAAAACACAAAGCGCTTGTGTTATCGGTTTCGGCAGTTTTGTTGATTATCTCGGTTATCACTTTTGGCCGGATGGGGGGTGAGTTTGTTCCGACACTGGATGAAGGCGACTTTGTGATACAACCGATCCTGAAAACAGGAACCTCATTGAGTAAAACCATTGAAACAACGACGCGCATTGAACGTATTTTGCTGAAACAGTTTCCGAATGAGGTTGATCAGGTGGTCAGCCGTATCGGAGCAGCTGAGGTGCCTACTGATCCCATGTCGATGGAAGATGCGGATATTATTATTAAGCTGAAAGACAAAAAGAACTGGACAAAAGCCCATACGAAGGACGAATTGGCCAATGAGTTTAAAAAAGCACTCGAAGTGATTCCCGGTGTGGGATATGAATTTACCCAGCCGATTGAAATGCGCTTTAATGAATTGATTACCGGGGTGCGGGCCGACATTGCCGTGAAAATTTACGGAGAAGATCTGGCCATCCTGAACCAGAAAGCCAAAGAAGCCCGTAATCTGATTGAAGGGATTCCCGGAGCTGCTGATATCAGCGTGGAAAAAGTAGAAGGTCTGCCCCAGATCAGCATTAAATACGACCGGCAAAAACTGGCTAAATTCGGAATGAATGTGGACGAACTGGATAAAATTGTTTCACTGGCTTTTGCCGGTGTGAAAGCCGGTGTGATTTTTACCGGAGAAAAGAATTTTGACCTGGTAGTCCGTTATCAAAATGATTTTAAAAAGAATATCGAAAATGTAAAAGACCTGCGTGTAAAACTGCCTTCCGGAAACAGTATTCCGTTTACCGAATTGGCAGACATTACTTATACCGAAGGTCCGGCAAAAATATCGCGTGACAATACCAAACGGAGAATTGTAGTGGGAATTAATGTCCGTGACCGTGACCTGGAGTCGGTAGTGAAAGATATTCAGAAAAAACTGGGAGCTAACTTGCATTTGCCTTCAGGATATTACATCGAATATGGCGGTCAGTTTGAGAATCTGCGTACGGCAAAAAAACGGCTTACTATTGCCATTCCGGTGGCTTTATTGCTCATCTTCATTCTGTTGCACTTTGCGTTTCAGTCTATCAAAGAGGCCATTATGGTTTATACAGCCATTCCGCTGTCGGCTGTCGGAGGCGTTTTCCTGCTGTGGTTGCGTGATATGCCGTTCAGCATTTCTGCCGGTGTAGGTTTTATTGCCTTGTTTGGTATTGCGGTGCTCAACGGAATTGTACTCATTGAGCATTATAAGAGTCTGAAGGCACAAGGAATGACGAATGTGGATGAACGAATTATCAAAGGTTCGTCTGAACGGTTACGCCCGGTATTGTTGACAGCTGCTGCTGCCGCACTTGGATTCTTCCCCATGGCTTTTTCTCATAATGTGGGAGCCGAAGTACAACGTCCTTTGGCTACAGTGGTCATCGGCGGATTGTTTACTGCCACCCTGCTGACCATGATTGTCTTGCCTGTTCTCTATTCTATTTTTGATAAACCGTTAAAAATCAAAAAAATGAAAAAACCTGCTGGTACGGTTATGCTGATTATTCTGATGCTTGGAATCTTTTACCCGTCAAGCGGATACAGCCAGTCACAACCGGAAGGATTAAAACTTTCGGCCGCGATTGACAGTGCGCTGATTCATAATCAAAATTTTCAGTCGGCCGTGAGTATGACCAAAGAACGGAAGGCGATGATTGGCACTGCCGTTGATTTTGGTAAAACGGATATTTATTATTCGGTAGATGAAAACAATCAGGCAGAACAAGGGTTGCCCTTGCATGTGATGGGCGTTCAGCAGACCTTTGCCTATCCGGGAGTTTATTCGGCCCGGAAAAAGGCACTGAAGAAATCTTACGAAGCCGGACAGGCTGCTTTGAATATTTCCAAAAACAGATTGAAAAAAGAAGTGTCTTCGGTTTATTATCTGATTGTTTATTATCAGAATAAGCTGGAAGCCTACCGCTTTTTGGACAGCCTTTATACCCGTTTTTCGACAGCAGCCGGAAAAAAACTGAAAGCCGGCGAAGGAAATTATCTGGAGAAATTAACGGCAATGTCTAAAAAACAGGAAATCCATACCCGGCGGCTTCAGATCGAAAAAGAACTGGAGATCGCTTACCAGGAATTGTATAAACTGATGGGTGTTCAGCCCTCGGCCCGGATTACCATTACCAAAATGGAGCCGTTGCCCTACCGCGATCAGAGTCTTAGCACCAATCCGTTTTTGCTGAAATTGCAAAAGGAACGTGAAGCGACCTTGTATTTGCATAAAACAGAAAACCGGAAACTGGTTCCGGACCTGAAACTGGAATATTTTACGGGAAAAACCACGGTAGCTGATGCCAAATGGTATCAGGGCTTTACGGTGGGGTTGGCTATCCCGTTGTGGTTTGGTCCGCAAAAATCGCGGGCCAAAGCTACCGGTTTAATGTACCAGGCCGTACAGCAAAAAGAGGTCTATCAGCAAAAAGCGTTGGAAACCAAAAAGAAACAGCTAAAGCAAAAGCTGGAAAAATACCTGGAAGCCATTCGTTATTATCAGGAAAACGGAAAAAAACTGTCGCGGACGCTGCTGCGTACAGCCGACAAGAGTTTTATGGCCGGCGAAATCAATTATTTTCAGTTTATTCAGAGTATGAAAGCCGCTACCGATATCCGTTTGAATTATCTGGATAACCTGCAACAATACAATCAAACCGTTTTAGAACTTCAATACATCGAATTATAA
- a CDS encoding efflux RND transporter periplasmic adaptor subunit, with translation MKKRNILIIAVLAIFTLASCGSSSTEKEAAQKQTAEKTEKKNPDQFLITDKQLKDSGMALAKVKTDTFHYQVSAQGSLEVPPYNKAKISTFMPGKVEDLHLLAGDHVKKGERLMVINNPDFLIMQQNYLKAKEDLVYLKKEYQRQQSLAADSITSQKKLQKSRNSYLNTLANYQTLKQQLKLLHFDLKQIEQGHFSASAPLYAPISGYVTMLNVTRGSHVNPSDVIMEIIDDSHIHLELKVFEKDVLKLKPGQKIEFMIPDMGNQTFWGYVHLIGKKIDPESRTVVVHGHLTGKHPAFITGMYVEAKILTGSFTGLSVPTTAIIKQEENYFILKLLKKDDKGYHFEKVQVMPGLVKGKETQIKANSMIKSGDTILGKGAFFLL, from the coding sequence ATGAAAAAAAGAAATATTTTAATCATAGCTGTTCTTGCCATTTTTACCCTGGCTTCCTGTGGTTCTTCGTCAACAGAAAAAGAAGCTGCACAAAAACAGACAGCAGAAAAAACAGAGAAAAAAAATCCGGATCAGTTTCTGATTACCGACAAGCAACTGAAAGATTCCGGAATGGCACTGGCCAAAGTAAAAACCGATACTTTTCATTACCAGGTTTCGGCTCAGGGCTCGTTGGAAGTTCCTCCGTACAACAAAGCAAAGATCAGTACGTTTATGCCCGGAAAAGTGGAAGATTTACATCTTCTGGCCGGCGATCATGTTAAAAAAGGAGAGCGGTTGATGGTGATCAATAATCCGGATTTTCTGATAATGCAACAGAATTATCTGAAAGCAAAAGAAGATTTGGTTTATTTGAAAAAAGAATACCAGCGTCAGCAATCACTGGCGGCAGACAGCATTACTTCACAAAAAAAGTTGCAGAAAAGCCGGAACAGCTATTTGAATACGCTGGCTAACTACCAGACTTTAAAACAGCAATTAAAATTATTGCATTTTGACCTGAAACAGATTGAACAAGGGCATTTTTCAGCTTCAGCACCGTTGTATGCGCCCATAAGCGGTTATGTTACCATGCTGAATGTAACCCGAGGCTCGCATGTGAACCCGTCGGATGTAATCATGGAAATTATTGACGATTCGCATATTCATCTTGAATTGAAAGTTTTTGAAAAAGATGTTTTAAAGCTGAAACCGGGGCAGAAGATCGAATTTATGATTCCGGATATGGGTAATCAGACTTTTTGGGGATATGTGCATCTTATCGGGAAAAAAATTGACCCGGAAAGCCGGACGGTTGTAGTACACGGCCATTTAACCGGCAAGCATCCGGCTTTTATTACCGGAATGTATGTGGAAGCCAAAATTTTGACAGGGAGTTTTACGGGATTATCGGTTCCGACTACGGCCATTATCAAACAGGAAGAAAATTATTTTATCCTGAAACTGTTGAAAAAGGATGATAAAGGATATCATTTTGAGAAAGTTCAGGTGATGCCCGGACTGGTAAAAGGAAAAGAAACTCAGATTAAAGCCAATTCGATGATCAAATCCGGGGATACCATTCTTGGCAAAGGCGCTTTCTTCCTTTTGTAA
- a CDS encoding serine hydrolase, producing the protein MKFTLRFFILALFFNGLFTISQAQPLSVHQIDQLVQRSMKTFDVPGMAVAVIKDGKVLLAKGYGVRSIKTGKKVDTHTLFAIASNSKAFTTAALAILVDQGKISWDDRVQKYIPEFQLYSAYVSHDFRIRDLVTHRSGLGLGAGDFMIFPDGNNFTLPELIHNLRYLRQVTPFRSTFAYDNLLYVVAGEIVHRVSGLSWEDFVQKNIFDKLGMTESAPSLQRVKDRSDLAEAHAFANGKLTIVERYNLPLTDPAGGINSNIHDLIKWVQCRLNDGRYGNNLQYHLFSEKQAHEMFSPQTILHVRKDTIYHTHFFDYGLGWFMKDVKGYKEIWHTGGLAGMVTEIVMIPELKLGIIVLTNQESGAAFYAVSDQIIDGYVGVHGIDRVALYKQKTDKAEKRARAITQAVWEKIKAQQKTGQKAPDLKMFTGTYRDRWFGDVTVSLKNDTLWLASKRSPRMAGQLLWYKDHVFIAKWQDRSMHADAFVLFQSNFQGIPSEIKMKAISPLTDFSFDFQDLDLFRVKE; encoded by the coding sequence ATGAAGTTTACTTTACGCTTTTTTATTCTGGCCCTGTTTTTCAATGGCCTTTTTACCATCAGTCAGGCGCAACCCCTTTCGGTTCATCAAATCGATCAGCTGGTTCAACGTTCCATGAAAACCTTTGATGTGCCCGGCATGGCAGTAGCCGTCATCAAAGACGGAAAAGTTCTTCTTGCCAAAGGTTACGGCGTACGTTCCATTAAAACCGGGAAAAAAGTAGATACCCACACACTTTTTGCCATTGCTTCCAACAGCAAAGCTTTTACCACAGCGGCTCTGGCCATTTTAGTGGATCAGGGAAAAATCAGCTGGGACGACCGGGTACAAAAATACATTCCTGAGTTTCAGCTCTACAGTGCGTATGTTTCTCATGATTTCCGGATTCGCGATTTGGTTACACACCGTAGCGGACTGGGACTGGGGGCCGGTGATTTTATGATTTTTCCGGACGGGAATAACTTCACCCTTCCCGAACTCATTCATAATCTTCGTTACCTCCGGCAGGTTACACCTTTCCGGAGTACATTTGCTTACGACAACCTGCTGTACGTTGTTGCCGGAGAAATCGTTCATCGCGTCAGCGGGTTGAGTTGGGAAGATTTCGTTCAAAAGAATATTTTCGACAAGCTGGGAATGACCGAAAGCGCGCCCAGCCTGCAGCGGGTAAAAGACCGGTCAGACCTGGCCGAAGCCCATGCCTTTGCCAACGGGAAACTGACCATTGTGGAACGCTATAACCTTCCGTTGACCGATCCGGCCGGAGGTATTAACTCAAACATTCATGACCTGATCAAATGGGTACAGTGCCGGTTAAATGACGGCCGTTACGGGAACAATCTCCAATATCATCTTTTTAGTGAAAAACAGGCTCATGAAATGTTTTCGCCACAAACCATTCTTCACGTAAGAAAAGACACCATTTACCACACCCATTTTTTTGATTACGGGCTGGGATGGTTTATGAAAGACGTAAAAGGATACAAAGAAATCTGGCACACCGGCGGACTGGCCGGCATGGTTACGGAAATTGTTATGATTCCTGAGCTTAAACTGGGCATCATTGTACTTACCAACCAGGAATCGGGTGCAGCCTTTTATGCGGTCAGCGACCAGATTATTGACGGATACGTCGGCGTTCACGGCATAGACAGAGTAGCGCTATACAAACAAAAGACCGACAAGGCCGAAAAACGGGCTCGTGCCATTACCCAAGCGGTATGGGAAAAAATCAAAGCGCAGCAAAAAACCGGACAGAAAGCCCCCGATTTAAAAATGTTTACCGGAACTTACCGCGATCGTTGGTTTGGTGATGTAACCGTCAGTCTTAAAAACGATACCCTTTGGCTGGCATCCAAACGTTCGCCCCGCATGGCAGGACAGCTGTTGTGGTATAAAGATCATGTTTTTATTGCCAAATGGCAGGACCGCAGTATGCATGCCGATGCTTTTGTTCTTTTCCAATCCAATTTTCAGGGTATCCCTTCGGAAATAAAAATGAAAGCCATCTCTCCGCTTACCGACTTTAGTTTTGACTTTCAGGATTTGGATCTTTTCCGGGTGAAGGAATAG